A single region of the Malus sylvestris chromosome 8, drMalSylv7.2, whole genome shotgun sequence genome encodes:
- the LOC126632838 gene encoding kinesin-like protein KIN-4C, with translation MKKGNRRVQRTADASTGDDYGKKFHQLELENKAYQKEVEELRFKVANGSSTSCDSSAQKLREDYIQKLTFLDDQVAVLTKKLDAQSQLSVLRRRGDEPTKQLHFEIQRLKAQKVQVQCKMKLESVQFRLQKASLEKEVLQLKKESRKNEHEMHKLLDSNQRLKMVLHRKNMEAFMATKRLRKMLESRKALLHKKGAKNGKIEAIQGIEYEFNETAELHELCAQYERHIEEMAEEAANLKDEAEAQQQEMSRCTCQEQEDDCLEKDLGIKDLKEQFVSLSSMVGQLGLNKAALDGGNKSQGTMSQHSISVGSNSYKLVEDITPSASEISNVAKVKTASTVCCSCSKSSLCKTMKCRCRSTGGSCGASCGCVASKCSNRGLTVQIKLNESSQSETVDGILNCSDTTEVEKDSSVASQGAMLLQNALVQKPAESNDNLGPRKKPLSDIGNLLNCVFTVPLTPNCHLAFKNTLLLAGVPPLEQHFITLFLALGLKILNPPQIKRDESQQFDLLM, from the exons ATGAAGAAAGGCAACCGCCGCGTACAGCGAACCGCCGACGCATCCACCGGCGATGATTACGGGAAGAAATTTCACCAATTGGAGCTTGAAAATAAAGCATATCAG AAGGAGGTTGAGGAGCTGAGATTCAAGGTAGCAAATGGTTCATCCACTTCCTGTGATAGCAGTGCTCAAAAGCTGAGAGAGGATTACATTCAAAAGTTGACTTTCCTTGACGATCAG GTTGCAGTGTTGACGAAGAAGCTAGATGCTCAATCTCAGCTCTCGGTTCTAAGAAGAAGGGGCGATGAGCCCACAAAGCAGTTACATTTCGAGATTCAGAGGTTGAAGGCTCAGAAG GTTCAAGTGCAATGTAAGATGAAGCTTGAGTCTGTGCAGTTCAGATTGCAAAAGGCTTCCCTGGAAAAAGAAGTTCTTCAG CTCAAAAAAGAGAGTAGGAAGAATGAACATGAGATGCATAAGCTATTGGACTCCAATCAAAGACTGAAGATG GTTTTGCATCGAAAGAATATGGAAGCTTTCATGGCCACTAAACGGCTCAGGAAGATGTTAGAATCTCGCAAGGCTTTGTTGCACAAAAAAG GTGCTAAAAATGGGAAGATTGAAGCAATTCAG GGTATTGAATATGAGTTTAATGAAACAGCAGAATTACACGAACTATGTGCTCAATATGAACGTCATATAGAAGA GATGGCTGAGGAAGCTGCAAACCTGAAGGATGAAGCTGAGGCGCAGCAGCAAGAAATGTCGAG GTGCACATGCCAGGAACAAGAGGATGACTGCTTGGAGAAGGATTTAGGTATAAAAGATCTGAAGGAACAATTCGTTAGTCTAAGTAGTATGGTTGGACAACTAGGGCTGAACAAGGCTGCGCTTGATGGTGGGAATAAGTCACAG GGAACTATGAGCCAACATTCTATTTCTGTTGGGAGTAATAGTTACAAGTTAGTGGAGGACATCACCCCATCTGCCTCAGAAATCTCGAACGTTGCAAAAGTTAAAACTGCATCAACAGTGTGCTGCTCATGCAGTAAGAGTTCCTTGTGCAAGACGATGAAATGCAGATGTCGATCCACGGGTGGCAGCTGTGGGGCATCATGTGGCTGTGTTGCCTCGAAGTGCAGCAATAGAGGATTAACAGTTCAAATTAAGTTGAATGAGTCGTCACAGTCAGAGACGGTTGATGGCATTTTGAACTGTTCAGATACAACTGAAGTGGAGAAGGATAGCTCAGTGGCTTCTCAAGGTGCAATGCTACTTCAGAATGCTTTAGTTCAGAAGCCTGCAGAGTCGAATGACAATCTTGGGCCAAGAAAGAAACCATTATCTGATATTGGGAACCTACTG AATTGTGTTTTTACGGTACCTCTGACTCCTAATTGCCATTTGGCATTCAAAAATACTCTATTGCTTGCTGGGGTTCCCCCCTTGGAGCAGCATTTCATTACGCTTTTCCTTGCTCTCGGACTGAAAATTTTAAACCCGCCCCAAATAAAAAGGGACGAAAGCCAGCAATTCGACTTGTTAATGTAA
- the LOC126631111 gene encoding protein NETWORKED 2A-like, producing the protein MLHRAASNAYSWWWASHIRTKQSKWLEQSLQDMEEKVHDTLKIIDEDGDSFAKRAEMYYRKRPELVAYVEESFRAYRALAERYDHLSRDLQSANRTIATVFPERVQYAMEDEDDEIASQTSTSSDGPNKVSPDASKNIPQVPKAPKYLRSKSTLLSRKGTLKRNASSAKAALAATLRSGLTKEEALGEIDKLQKDILALQTEKEFVKVFFERGYDRYWEFENQITDMQKRVCKLQDEYGIGTVIEDNEARTLMAATALKACKDSLTNLQDKKERSEEDARVERQRVREACSKFESLRNEFRSKHTDWCDTDEYDYENIDVESISLDQEIHDDQDSLRSRVLEQLDTNSNTSISMTELAEKIDRLVNKIVNLETAVTSQNALVNRLKSENDELQAHTRSLEEEKETLMENADKMSKRLKELEEELRRIRNLNRKVEDQNNNIQTHFTEASCNLYHLSGKLNSVKHEEEDENAGLFQDVKAVDAKREKEIKEDSNKAVLDDDLAVLEDKMSEGEIKKKNVTILETSIKEEDEEEKQSDQPMQHEQGEAQDLSEDVDPQELELEKEEQPNWRQLFLKGLEDREKVLLEEYTSILRDYKDARRKLGEVEKKNRDNIFDLAMEIRELRGAVVSKDKEIKHLKQKLGSPETNPEDSPATVYKFPTQEGPLESPTQVVASPYSTVASPNLDKEMISSYLGEQGIEKFEDSSGNLKVLPRKEEERIMRRRHTVRPHSVSAIEGRFRSDIDELLEENLEFWLRFSTSVHQIQKFHTSIQDLQSELLKLKNKKKHDGHALQSDARPIYRHLREIQTELSLWLEHNAVLKDDLQGRLSSLCHIQDEISRLSSLSSEGENMELISKYQAAKFQGEVLNMKQENNKVADELQAGLNRVDGLKVEVEKTLARLDGELGISVSKSINNPKRSTSKSRIPLRSFLFGVKLRRQRPSIFSCASPSLQKQHSDLGAAAPPPEQPM; encoded by the exons aTGTTGCATAGAGCAGCAAGCAATGCATATTCATGGTGGTGGGCCAGCCACATCAGGACAAAGCAGTCCAAATGGCTTGAACAGAGCCTCCAAG ATATGGAGGAGAAGGTTCATGATACATTGAAAATCATTGATGAAGATGGGGACTCCTTTGCAAAGAGGGCAGAAATGTATTACAGGAAGAGGCCGGAGCTAGTTGCCTATGTCGAAGAATCTTTTCGCGCATATCGAGCTTTAGCAGAGCGATATGATCACTTGTCAAGAGACCTTCAGAGTGCCAACCGCACCATTGCCACAGTTTTTCCTGAGCGAGTTCAGTATGCTATGGAGGACGAGGATGATGAGATTGCTTCTCAAACATCAACTTCTTCTGACGGTCCTAACAAAGTGTCACCGGATGCATCCAAAAACATTCCACAAGTCCCCAAGGCCCCCAAATATTTGAGGAGCAAATCCACGTTATTGTCGAGGAAGGGCACGCTTAAGAGAAATGCAAGTTCCGCTAAAGCTGCCCTAGCGGCTACTCTGAGGTCGGGGCTGACCAAAGAGGAGGCATTGGGAGAAATCGATAAGCTTCAAAAGGATATTTTGGCGCTGCAGACGGAAAAGGAGTTTGTGAAGGTTTTTTTCGAACGCGGATATGACAGGTATTGGGAGTTTGAAAATCAGATCACTGATATGCAAAAAAGAGTCTGCAAGTTGCAAGATGAGTATGGCATTGGCACTGTTATCGAAGACAACGAAGCTCGAACTTTGATGGCTGCCACGGCTTTGAAGGCATGCAAAGACAGCTTAACAAATCTGCAGGATAAGAAAGAGAGATCAGAAGAAGACGCGAGAGTTGAGCGCCAACGGGTTAGAGAAGCCTGCAGCAAGTTTGAGAGCCTCAGAAATGAATTTCGTTCGAAACACACAGACTGGTGCGACACTGATGAGTATGATTACGAGAATATTGATGTAGAATCaataagtctagatcaagaaaTACATGATGATCAGGACTCGTTGCGTTCTAGGGTTTTGGAACAGCTCGATACGAATTCAAACACCTCAATTTCTATGACAGAACTAGCAGAGAAAATTGATAGACTTGTGAACAAGATAGTGAATCTGGAAACCGCAGTCACTTCTCAGAATGCTTTGGTAAATAGATTAAAATCAGAAAACGACGAGCTTCAGGCGCACACTCGGAGCTTGGAAGAGGAAAAAGAGACTCTAATGGAAAATGCGGACAAGATGAGCAAACGGCTAAAGGAGTTGGAGGAAGAGCTGCGCCGAATTAGAAATTTAAACAGAAAAGTGGAAGACCAAAATAACAACATCCAAACACATTTTACAGAAGCTAGCTGTAATCTTTACCATCTGTCAGGAAAACTGAATAGTGTGAAGCATGAAGAGGAGGATGAGAATGCCGGATTGTTCCAAGATGTGAAAGCAGTTGATGCCAAACGTGAAAAAGAGATTAAAGAGGATTCAAATAAGGCAGTTCTTGATGATGATTTGGCGGTCTTGGAAGACAAAATGTCAGAAGGTGAAATTAAAAAGAAGAATGTTACAATTCTCGAAACTTCTATCAAggaggaagacgaagaagaaaagCAATCAGACCAACCAATGCAGCATGAACAGGGAGAGGCGCAAGATTTGTCTGAGGATGTTGATCCACAGGAATTGGAACTGGAGAAGGAAGAACAACCAAACTGGAGACAGCTGTTCCTAAAAGGGTTGGAGGATAGAGAAAAGGTTTTGCTGGAGGAGTATACTTCAATTCTCCGCGATTACAAGGACGCAAGGAGGAAGCTCGGcgaagtggaaaagaaaaaCCGGGATAACATCTTCGATTTAGCAATGGAGATTAGGGAATTAAGGGGTGCTGTTGTCTCCAAAGACAAAGAGATTAAACATTTGAAGCAAAAACTCGGTTCCCCAGAAACAAATCCGGAGGACAGTCCTGCAACAGTATATAAATTTCCAACTCAGGAAGGCCCCCTTGAGAGTCCAACTCAAGTCGTTGCATCCCCATACTCAACTGTTGCATCACCAAATTTGGATAAAGAGATGATTTCCAGCTACCTTGGTGAACAAGGAATAGAGAAATTTGAGGACTCATCAGGAAACTTAAAGGTCTTACCGagaaaggaggaagagagaatAATGAGGAGAAGACATACTGTTAGACCCCATTCTGTTTCAGCAATAGAAGGAAGGTTCCGTTCAGACATTGATGAGCTGTTGGaggaaaatttagaattttggcTGAGGTTTAGTACCTCGGTTCATCAGATACAAAAATTCCACACTTCGATACAGGATTTACAGTCTGAGTTGTTGAAACTAAAGAACAAAAAGAAGCATGATGGACATGCTTTACAATCGGATGCCAGGCCAATATACCGACACCTAAGAGAGATACAAACGGAACTGTCATTATGGTTGGAACACAATGCAGTACTAAAAGATGACTTGCAGGGTAGATTATCATCCTTGTGCCATATTCAAGATGAGATATCGAGACTCTCCAGTTTAAGTTCCGAAGGAGAAAATATGGAGCTTATAAGCAAATATCAGGCGGCAAAGTTTCAAGGCGAGGTTCTCAACATGAAGCAGGAGAATAATAAGGTTGCAGATGAACTGCAGGCAGGCCTTAACCGTGTTGATGGACTCAAGGTTGAGGTCGAGAAGACACTAGCAAGACTCGATGGGGAACTTGGGATTTCGGTATCAAAGAGCATTAACAACCCCAAACGCTCAACGAGTAAGTCTCGAATTCCCTTGCGGTCTTTCTTGTTTGGGGTTAAGTTGAGAAGGCAAAGGCCATCAATCTTTTCCTGCGCCAGCCCGTCATTACAGAAACAGCACAGTGATTTAGGAGCTGCTGCGCCACCTCCAGAACAACCTATGTAG